A genomic region of Rhizomicrobium sp. contains the following coding sequences:
- a CDS encoding RluA family pseudouridine synthase produces MSDTKSSEEAPRRAVVGDDQAGWRLDRFLAASLGDISRSRLQQLIDGGAVTHTRKTIRDGNYRVKPGEAYTVSVPPPEPARPRGQDIPLDVVYEDADLIVIDKPAGLVVHPAAGNPDGTLVNALIAHCGASLQGVGGEARPGIVHRLDKDTSGLLVAAKNQRAMTSLARQFANHTIERAYHAVVWGAPRAGEGMVEGQIGRNPFDRKRMAVLRGGGKEARTRYRVVEVFGDPARPFASLIECRLETGRTHQIRVHLTHLGHPLVGDPSYGRARQAPRPKTPAEEVAFAAATNFPRQALHAYILGFQHPSLHRTLRFESAWPADMAALVEALRGLKKS; encoded by the coding sequence ATGTCTGACACCAAATCCTCCGAGGAAGCCCCGCGCCGCGCGGTGGTCGGCGACGATCAGGCAGGCTGGCGGCTGGACCGGTTCCTGGCCGCGTCGCTCGGCGATATCAGCCGCTCGCGCCTTCAGCAACTGATCGACGGCGGCGCCGTCACCCATACGCGTAAAACGATAAGAGACGGCAATTACAGGGTCAAACCGGGCGAGGCCTACACGGTCTCCGTGCCGCCGCCCGAGCCGGCACGGCCGCGGGGCCAGGACATCCCGCTCGATGTCGTCTACGAGGACGCCGACCTGATCGTGATCGACAAGCCGGCGGGCCTGGTGGTCCATCCGGCGGCGGGCAATCCGGACGGCACGCTGGTCAACGCCCTGATCGCCCATTGCGGCGCCTCGCTGCAAGGCGTCGGCGGCGAGGCGCGGCCGGGCATCGTGCACCGGCTGGACAAGGATACGAGCGGCCTGCTGGTCGCGGCGAAGAACCAGCGCGCCATGACGAGTCTTGCCCGGCAATTCGCCAACCACACGATCGAGCGGGCCTATCACGCGGTCGTCTGGGGCGCGCCGCGCGCCGGCGAGGGCATGGTGGAAGGCCAGATCGGGCGCAATCCGTTCGACCGCAAGCGCATGGCCGTCCTGCGCGGCGGCGGGAAGGAGGCGCGCACGCGCTACCGCGTGGTCGAGGTCTTCGGCGACCCGGCGCGGCCTTTCGCCAGCCTGATCGAATGCCGGCTGGAGACCGGGCGGACCCATCAAATTCGCGTGCATCTGACCCATCTGGGACACCCGCTGGTCGGCGATCCCTCCTACGGAAGGGCGCGGCAGGCGCCGCGGCCGAAAACCCCTGCCGAGGAGGTGGCATTCGCCGCGGCGACGAACTTCCCACGCCAGGCCCTACACGCCTATATCCTGGGTTTTCAGCATCCTAGCCTGCACAGGACCCTGCGGTTCGAGTCGGCCTGGCCGGCCGACATGGCGGCGCTGGTGGAGGCTTTGAGAGGCTTGAAAAAGTCTTAA
- the rpoH gene encoding RNA polymerase sigma factor RpoH, with translation MSSRGLPVLQGEGGLSRYLSEIRKFPLLEPEEEYMLAKRWKEHEDPGAARKLVTSHLRLVAKIAMGYRGYGLPVSEIVAEGNVGLMQAVKRFEPDKGFRLATYAMWWIRAAIQEYILRSWSLVKLGTTANQKKLFFNLRKAKNKIGAIEEGDLTSEHIATLSDQLGVSAQEVTDMNRRLSGPDSSLNAPLRSDSESEWQDWLADETLDQETRMADREELGERHTLLTGALGELTERERDIIQARRLQDEPATLEELSQKYGISRERVRQIEVRAFEKLQKQMKSSLNDRRPVPVEATP, from the coding sequence ATGAGCAGCCGCGGTCTGCCGGTCCTTCAGGGCGAAGGCGGCCTGTCCCGATATCTCTCCGAAATCCGGAAGTTCCCGCTTCTGGAGCCGGAAGAGGAGTACATGCTCGCCAAGCGCTGGAAGGAACACGAAGACCCCGGCGCGGCGCGCAAGCTCGTCACCAGCCATCTGCGCCTCGTCGCCAAGATCGCGATGGGCTATCGCGGCTACGGCCTTCCCGTTTCCGAAATCGTCGCGGAGGGCAATGTCGGCCTGATGCAGGCGGTCAAGCGCTTTGAGCCCGACAAGGGCTTCCGCCTGGCGACCTATGCCATGTGGTGGATCCGCGCCGCGATCCAGGAATACATCTTGCGCTCCTGGAGCCTGGTGAAGCTCGGCACCACGGCGAACCAGAAGAAGCTGTTCTTCAACCTGCGCAAGGCCAAGAACAAGATCGGCGCCATCGAGGAAGGCGATCTGACCAGCGAGCACATCGCGACGCTGTCCGACCAGCTCGGCGTCTCGGCGCAGGAAGTGACGGACATGAACCGGCGCCTGTCGGGTCCGGATTCCTCGCTCAACGCGCCGCTGCGCTCCGACTCCGAGAGCGAATGGCAGGACTGGCTGGCGGACGAGACGCTGGATCAGGAAACCCGCATGGCCGACCGCGAGGAGCTGGGCGAGCGCCACACGCTGCTCACCGGCGCGCTCGGCGAGCTGACGGAGCGTGAGCGCGACATCATCCAGGCGCGGCGGCTGCAGGACGAGCCGGCGACGCTGGAAGAGCTGTCGCAGAAATACGGCATCTCCCGCGAGCGCGTGCGCCAGATCGAAGTGCGCGCCTTCGAGAAGCTGCAGAAGCAGATGAAGAGCTCGCTGAACGACCGCCGCCCGGTGCCGGTCGAGGCCACGCCGTAA